Proteins encoded in a region of the Burkholderia ubonensis subsp. mesacidophila genome:
- a CDS encoding ammonium transporter, with amino-acid sequence MRKLLMTLLMAGSLIAAGVGPALADDAASAAAASAPAATAADASAAAAPAASAPAASEAPATAATAAAAPASGAEASAAAAASAPAAPAAPTAPFSVDASKISAGDTAWMLTSTALVLFMTIPGLALFYAGMVRKKNVLATVMQSFAITALITVLWTVVGYSLAFTPGNGFIGGLSRVFLHGMNYIHGDKATTLTVSHLATTIPESVYFVYQMTFAIITPALICGAFADRMKFSAMLVFMTLWSLIVYVPIAHMVWEPTGWLSADGVLDFAGGTVVHINAGIAGLMSCLVLGKRVGYGRESMAPHNLVLTMIGGSMLWVGWFGFNAGSAVAADGRAGFAMLTTQVATACAALGWMFAEWVAKGKPSVLGIVSGAVAGLVAITPAAGFVGVAGALVIGIAAGVVCFWSATWLKSKLGYDDSLDAFGVHGVGGILGALLTGVFAVKDIGGADGSLLLQAKGVLITLVYSGVLSFILLKLIDLTIGLRVSEEEEREGLDVILHGEHVE; translated from the coding sequence ATGCGCAAACTTCTGATGACCCTGCTGATGGCCGGCTCGCTGATCGCGGCCGGCGTTGGCCCCGCGCTCGCGGACGACGCGGCGTCGGCCGCGGCTGCGTCCGCGCCTGCCGCAACGGCCGCCGATGCATCGGCCGCTGCCGCCCCGGCCGCTTCGGCGCCGGCTGCGTCGGAGGCCCCCGCAACGGCTGCAACGGCTGCCGCCGCGCCGGCTTCGGGCGCCGAAGCATCGGCCGCCGCAGCCGCGTCGGCCCCGGCCGCGCCCGCCGCGCCGACCGCGCCGTTCTCGGTCGATGCGTCGAAGATCAGCGCGGGCGACACCGCGTGGATGCTGACGTCCACCGCGCTCGTGCTGTTCATGACGATCCCGGGCCTCGCGCTGTTCTACGCGGGCATGGTCCGCAAGAAGAACGTGCTCGCGACCGTGATGCAGAGCTTCGCGATCACCGCGCTGATCACGGTGCTCTGGACGGTCGTCGGCTACAGCCTCGCGTTCACGCCGGGCAACGGCTTCATCGGCGGCCTGTCGCGCGTGTTCCTGCACGGGATGAACTACATCCACGGCGACAAGGCGACGACGCTGACCGTCAGCCATCTCGCGACGACGATTCCGGAATCGGTCTATTTCGTCTACCAGATGACGTTCGCGATCATCACGCCGGCGCTGATCTGCGGCGCGTTCGCCGACCGGATGAAGTTCTCGGCGATGCTCGTGTTCATGACGCTCTGGTCGCTGATCGTCTACGTGCCGATCGCGCACATGGTGTGGGAGCCGACCGGCTGGCTGTCGGCCGACGGCGTGCTCGACTTCGCGGGCGGCACGGTCGTGCACATCAACGCCGGCATCGCGGGCCTGATGTCGTGCCTCGTGCTCGGCAAGCGCGTCGGCTACGGCCGCGAATCGATGGCGCCGCACAACCTGGTGCTGACGATGATCGGCGGCTCGATGCTGTGGGTCGGCTGGTTCGGCTTCAACGCCGGTTCGGCGGTCGCGGCCGACGGCCGTGCCGGTTTCGCGATGCTGACGACGCAAGTCGCGACGGCCTGCGCGGCGCTCGGCTGGATGTTTGCCGAATGGGTCGCGAAGGGCAAGCCGTCGGTGCTCGGCATCGTGTCGGGCGCGGTCGCGGGTCTCGTGGCGATCACGCCGGCCGCCGGCTTCGTCGGCGTGGCGGGCGCGCTCGTGATCGGCATCGCGGCGGGCGTGGTCTGCTTCTGGTCGGCGACGTGGCTCAAGTCGAAGCTCGGCTACGACGATTCGCTCGACGCGTTCGGCGTGCACGGCGTGGGCGGGATTCTCGGCGCGCTGCTGACGGGCGTGTTCGCGGTCAAGGACATCGGCGGCGCCGACGGCAGCCTGCTGCTGCAGGCGAAGGGCGTGCTGATCACGCTGGTCTACAGCGGCGTGCTGAGCTTCATCCTGCTGAAGCTGATCGACCTGACGATCGGCCTGCGCGTGTCGGAAGAGGAGGAGCGCGAAGGCCTCGACGTGATCCTGCATGGCGAGCACGTCGAGTAA
- a CDS encoding P-II family nitrogen regulator: MKLITAIIKPFKLDETREALSALGVSGITVTEVKGFGRQKGHTELYRGAEYVVDFLPKMKIEAAVSDDLVDQAVEAIERAARTGKIGDGKIFVTPIEQVIRIRTGETGADAL, encoded by the coding sequence ATGAAACTCATTACCGCAATCATCAAGCCGTTCAAGCTCGATGAGACGCGCGAGGCGCTCTCCGCCCTCGGCGTCTCCGGCATCACGGTGACGGAGGTGAAAGGGTTCGGTCGCCAGAAAGGGCACACCGAACTGTATCGGGGCGCCGAATACGTGGTCGATTTCCTGCCGAAGATGAAGATCGAGGCGGCCGTGTCCGACGATCTCGTCGACCAGGCGGTGGAAGCGATCGAGCGGGCCGCGCGCACCGGCAAGATCGGCGACGGCAAGATCTTCGTCACGCCGATCGAACAGGTGATCCGGATCCGCACCGGGGAGACAGGCGCAGACGCGCTGTAA
- a CDS encoding accessory factor UbiK family protein, with amino-acid sequence MKQPSDVFNDLQSRVSDLLKNSPAKDVERNVKAMLSQGFSKLDLVTREEFDTQAQVLARTRVRLEELEKRVAELEQKLAASQA; translated from the coding sequence ATGAAACAACCCAGCGACGTTTTCAACGATCTGCAGTCGCGCGTCAGCGACCTGCTGAAAAACTCGCCGGCCAAGGATGTCGAGCGCAACGTGAAGGCCATGCTGTCGCAAGGCTTCTCGAAGCTCGATCTCGTCACGCGCGAGGAGTTCGACACGCAGGCGCAGGTGCTCGCCCGCACCCGCGTGCGTCTCGAGGAGCTGGAAAAGCGCGTCGCGGAACTCGAGCAGAAGCTCGCCGCTTCACAGGCCTGA
- a CDS encoding YifB family Mg chelatase-like AAA ATPase, whose translation MSLALVRSRAPAAGRAPDVTVEVHLANGLPSFSIVGLPDLEVRESRERVRAALQNCGFEFPVRRITVNLAPADLPKESGRFDLPIALGILAANGQIPADALAGREFAGELSLTGALRPMRGAFAMACGVARDRHAGVAEPAAPSRDPELYLPLDSAAEAALVPGVTVFGAPDLPALCAHLADAPDGRLAPVAAPRLDGRPASAAPDLADVIGQRGARRALEVAAAGGHHMLMVGPPGAGKSMLAARLPGLLPPLTDDEALMSAALLSASRAGFSPAQWRQRPFRTPHHSSSAAALVGGRNPPQPGEITLAHLGVLFLDELPEFDRHVLEMLREPLEAGRITISRAAMQADFPASCQLIAAMNPCPCGWHGDPSGRCRCSPDVAARYLRKLSGPLLDRIDIQIDLPALTPAELAARASAPGEPSATVAARVAQARALQLDRQGKTNHMLTGRETDDLCRPTDEGERLLREAGERFGWSARAYYRVLKVARTIADLAGDPLPTAAQIAEAIRYRRALTSL comes from the coding sequence ATGTCGCTTGCCCTGGTGCGCAGCCGCGCCCCGGCGGCCGGCCGCGCGCCGGACGTCACCGTCGAAGTCCATCTCGCCAACGGCCTGCCGTCGTTCTCGATCGTCGGCCTGCCCGATCTCGAAGTCCGCGAAAGCCGCGAGCGCGTGCGCGCCGCGCTGCAGAACTGCGGATTCGAATTTCCGGTCCGCCGTATCACCGTCAATCTCGCGCCCGCCGACCTGCCGAAGGAATCGGGGCGCTTCGACCTGCCGATCGCGCTCGGCATCCTCGCCGCGAACGGCCAGATCCCGGCCGACGCGCTGGCCGGCCGCGAATTCGCCGGCGAGCTGTCGCTGACCGGTGCGCTGCGGCCGATGCGCGGCGCGTTCGCGATGGCGTGCGGCGTCGCGCGCGACCGGCATGCCGGCGTCGCCGAGCCGGCCGCTCCGTCCCGCGACCCCGAGCTTTACCTGCCGCTCGACAGCGCAGCCGAAGCCGCGCTCGTGCCGGGCGTGACCGTATTCGGCGCGCCCGATCTCCCCGCGCTGTGCGCGCACTTGGCCGATGCGCCCGACGGGCGGCTCGCCCCCGTCGCCGCGCCGCGGCTCGACGGCCGGCCGGCGTCGGCCGCGCCCGACCTCGCCGACGTGATCGGCCAGCGCGGCGCGCGGAGGGCGCTCGAGGTCGCCGCCGCGGGCGGGCATCACATGCTGATGGTCGGGCCGCCCGGCGCGGGCAAGTCGATGCTGGCCGCCCGGCTGCCGGGCCTGCTGCCGCCGCTGACCGACGACGAAGCGCTCATGTCGGCCGCGCTGCTGTCGGCGAGCCGCGCCGGCTTCTCGCCTGCGCAGTGGCGGCAGCGGCCGTTTCGCACGCCGCACCACTCGTCGAGCGCCGCGGCGCTCGTCGGCGGCCGCAATCCGCCGCAGCCGGGCGAGATCACGCTCGCGCACCTCGGCGTGCTGTTCCTCGACGAGCTGCCGGAATTCGACCGGCACGTGCTGGAAATGCTGCGCGAGCCGCTCGAAGCGGGCCGCATCACGATCTCGCGGGCGGCGATGCAGGCGGATTTCCCCGCCTCGTGCCAGCTGATCGCCGCGATGAACCCGTGTCCGTGCGGCTGGCACGGCGACCCGTCCGGCCGCTGCCGCTGCTCGCCGGACGTCGCCGCGCGCTACCTGCGCAAGCTGTCCGGGCCGCTGCTCGACCGCATCGACATCCAGATCGACCTGCCCGCGCTCACGCCGGCCGAGCTCGCAGCACGGGCGTCGGCCCCCGGCGAGCCGAGCGCCACGGTCGCCGCGCGGGTCGCGCAGGCGCGCGCGCTGCAGCTCGACCGCCAGGGCAAGACCAATCACATGCTGACCGGCCGCGAGACCGACGACCTGTGCCGGCCGACCGACGAAGGCGAGCGGCTGCTGCGCGAGGCCGGCGAGCGGTTCGGCTGGTCGGCGCGCGCGTATTACCGGGTGCTGAAGGTCGCGCGGACGATCGCCGATCTTGCCGGCGATCCGCTGCCGACCGCCGCGCAGATCGCCGAGGCGATCCGCTACCGGCGCGCACTGACTTCACTCTGA
- a CDS encoding TlpA disulfide reductase family protein, with protein MNSTPPTQGRRASPMRYVAAVVVVAAIAVAGFFAFNGKSSAPDATFTLLSGQKISTASDLKGKVYLVNFWATSCATCMQEMPQMVETYNRFKGQGLEFVAVAMNYDPPMYVANYAQTRQLPFKVALDDGSAAKQFGNVQLTPTTFVVDKDGKILKRYVGAPQFAELDALLKKALGNAA; from the coding sequence ATGAACTCCACGCCTCCCACCCAAGGCCGCCGCGCCAGCCCGATGCGCTACGTCGCGGCCGTCGTCGTCGTGGCCGCGATCGCCGTGGCCGGCTTCTTCGCGTTCAACGGCAAGTCCAGCGCGCCGGACGCCACCTTCACGCTGCTGTCGGGCCAGAAGATTTCGACCGCGTCCGACCTGAAGGGCAAGGTCTACCTCGTCAACTTCTGGGCGACGAGCTGCGCGACCTGCATGCAGGAAATGCCGCAGATGGTCGAGACCTACAACCGCTTCAAGGGACAGGGCCTGGAATTCGTCGCGGTCGCGATGAACTACGATCCGCCGATGTACGTCGCGAACTACGCGCAGACGCGCCAGTTGCCGTTCAAGGTCGCGCTCGACGACGGCAGCGCCGCGAAGCAGTTCGGCAACGTGCAGCTGACGCCGACGACCTTCGTCGTCGACAAGGACGGCAAGATCCTGAAGCGCTATGTCGGCGCCCCGCAGTTCGCGGAGCTCGACGCGCTGCTCAAGAAGGCGCTCGGCAACGCCGCCTGA
- a CDS encoding sigma-54-dependent transcriptional regulator, whose translation MANRLQVIYIEDDALVRRASVQSLQLAGFDVTGFESAEAAEKAIVADAAGVIVSDIRLPGASGLDLLAQCRERVPDVPVILVTGHGDISMAVQAMRDGAYDFIEKPFAAERLIETVRRALERRELVLENHALRRELAEQNVVAPRIIGRSPAIEQVRKLIANVAPTDASVLINGDTGAGKELIARSLHELSPRRDKPFIAVNCGALPEPMFESEMFGYEPGAFTGAAKRRVGKLEYASGGTLFLDEIESMPLALQVKLLRVLQDGVLERLGSNQPIRVNCRVVAAAKGDMSELVAAGTFRRDLLYRLNVVTIALPPLAERREDIVPLFEHFMLDAAVRYDRPAPVLTDRQRASLMQRDWPGNVRELRNAADRFVLGVADMPQDAGAAGDDDANEQTLKERIEQFERAVIAEALNQTGGAVAATADRLHVGKATLYEKMKRYGLSAKGDADR comes from the coding sequence ATGGCCAACCGGCTGCAAGTGATCTATATCGAAGACGACGCGCTCGTGCGCCGCGCGAGCGTGCAGAGCCTCCAGCTGGCGGGTTTCGACGTGACCGGCTTCGAGTCGGCCGAGGCCGCCGAGAAGGCGATCGTCGCCGATGCCGCCGGCGTGATCGTCAGCGACATCCGCCTGCCCGGCGCGAGCGGGCTCGACCTGCTCGCGCAATGCCGCGAGCGCGTGCCCGACGTGCCGGTGATCCTCGTCACCGGCCACGGCGACATCTCGATGGCAGTGCAGGCGATGCGCGACGGCGCCTACGACTTCATCGAGAAGCCGTTCGCCGCCGAGCGGCTGATCGAGACGGTGCGGCGCGCACTGGAGCGGCGCGAGCTCGTGCTCGAGAACCACGCGCTGCGCCGCGAGCTCGCCGAGCAGAACGTCGTCGCGCCGCGCATCATCGGCCGCAGCCCGGCGATCGAGCAGGTGCGCAAGCTGATCGCGAACGTCGCGCCGACCGATGCGTCGGTCCTCATCAACGGCGACACCGGCGCCGGCAAGGAGCTGATCGCGCGCAGCCTGCACGAGCTGTCGCCGCGCCGCGACAAGCCGTTCATCGCGGTGAACTGCGGCGCGCTGCCCGAGCCGATGTTCGAATCGGAGATGTTCGGCTACGAGCCCGGCGCGTTTACGGGCGCAGCGAAGCGCCGGGTCGGCAAGCTCGAATACGCATCCGGCGGCACGCTGTTCCTCGACGAAATCGAAAGCATGCCGCTCGCGTTGCAGGTGAAGCTGCTGCGCGTGCTGCAGGACGGCGTGCTGGAGCGGCTGGGCTCGAACCAGCCGATCCGCGTGAACTGCCGGGTCGTCGCGGCCGCGAAGGGCGACATGAGCGAGCTGGTCGCGGCCGGCACGTTCCGGCGCGACCTGCTGTACCGCCTCAACGTGGTGACGATCGCGCTGCCGCCGCTTGCCGAGCGCCGCGAGGACATCGTGCCGCTGTTCGAGCACTTCATGCTCGACGCGGCCGTGCGCTACGACCGCCCGGCGCCGGTGCTCACCGACCGGCAGCGCGCGAGCCTGATGCAGCGCGACTGGCCGGGCAACGTGCGCGAGCTGCGCAACGCGGCCGACCGGTTCGTGCTCGGCGTCGCCGACATGCCGCAGGATGCGGGCGCGGCCGGTGACGACGACGCGAACGAGCAGACGCTGAAGGAGCGGATCGAGCAGTTCGAGCGCGCGGTGATTGCCGAAGCGCTGAACCAGACGGGCGGCGCGGTCGCGGCGACCGCCGACCGGCTGCACGTCGGCAAGGCGACGCTCTACGAGAAGATGAAGCGCTACGGGCTGTCGGCCAAAGGCGATGCAGACCGCTGA
- a CDS encoding sensor histidine kinase, with translation MKEQAALPAGGAPRDGGRAGAGGYDTIDDPHRQEAVTLKRRLLVLVALAAALAAACALTWTVTWQRGVAELQRNAAVRVDRTTNALKSTLDRYESLPYLLGSHPYVQELLAEPKRADYAARANRYLEDLNEHAHATVTYLVGADGLCVAASNWRAPESFVGIEYRFRPYFIDAMNGQVGRFFGIGTISRDPGYYISQPVWRDGRIVGVVVVKLNLEWFQGADASEPLVVADDHGVVFLSSVPAWKYHTLKPLAGPVAASIYETRQYAQQPVTPLPLRVEQVLDPDAQIVRLGPGRRAPRYLATQRRIGEPDWLLVTLAPIAPVDADARNATIVTGFGFVSVALLAFYWRMRRARVREMIRSRALLQQAYAELNRRVEERTADLSEANAQLQKEVGDRIRAEQDLRAAHDELIQASKLAALGQMAAGITHELNQPLAALRSFSDNTRVLLDRGEQAAARENLEAIAALTERMGKITNQLKLFVGRARPRNEQALVVRALRSVLALLGERLRGVELVLTLRDAAASPARDAPLDLANDHPELVARCEDLRLEQVLINLLGNALDAVAAGAAPRMAAPRIDVTIEASAATLAIQVRDNGPGIAPDLLPRLFEPFFTTKEMGRGLGLGLAISSSIASDAGGSLTARNAPRGGALFVLTLRRARTHHPDSVSERTGSR, from the coding sequence ATGAAGGAGCAGGCGGCGCTGCCCGCGGGCGGCGCGCCGCGCGACGGCGGCAGGGCAGGGGCGGGCGGCTATGACACAATAGACGATCCGCATCGCCAGGAAGCCGTCACCTTGAAGCGCCGCCTGCTCGTCCTCGTCGCGCTCGCCGCCGCGCTCGCCGCGGCGTGCGCGCTGACGTGGACCGTGACCTGGCAGCGCGGGGTCGCCGAACTGCAGCGCAATGCCGCGGTGCGCGTCGACCGCACGACCAACGCGCTGAAGAGCACGCTCGACCGCTACGAATCGCTGCCGTACCTGCTCGGCAGCCACCCGTACGTGCAGGAACTGCTCGCCGAGCCGAAGCGCGCCGACTACGCCGCGCGCGCGAACCGCTACCTCGAAGACCTCAACGAACACGCGCACGCGACCGTCACCTATCTCGTCGGCGCGGACGGCCTGTGCGTCGCCGCGAGCAACTGGCGCGCGCCCGAGAGCTTCGTCGGGATCGAATACCGTTTCCGCCCGTATTTCATCGACGCGATGAACGGCCAGGTCGGCCGCTTCTTCGGCATCGGCACGATCTCGCGCGACCCCGGCTACTACATCTCGCAGCCCGTGTGGCGCGACGGCCGGATCGTCGGCGTCGTCGTCGTGAAGCTCAACCTCGAATGGTTCCAGGGCGCCGACGCGTCCGAGCCGCTCGTCGTCGCGGACGACCACGGGGTCGTGTTCCTGTCGTCGGTGCCCGCGTGGAAATACCACACGCTCAAGCCGCTGGCCGGGCCCGTCGCCGCGTCGATCTACGAGACCCGCCAGTACGCGCAGCAGCCGGTCACGCCGTTGCCGCTGCGGGTCGAGCAGGTGCTCGATCCCGATGCGCAGATCGTGCGGCTCGGGCCGGGCCGCCGCGCGCCGCGCTATCTCGCGACGCAGCGCCGCATCGGCGAGCCGGACTGGCTGCTCGTCACGCTCGCGCCGATCGCGCCGGTCGACGCCGACGCGCGCAACGCGACGATCGTCACCGGCTTCGGCTTCGTGTCGGTCGCGCTGCTCGCGTTCTACTGGCGGATGCGCCGCGCGCGCGTGCGCGAGATGATCCGCAGCCGCGCGCTGCTGCAGCAGGCGTATGCGGAGCTGAACCGGCGCGTCGAGGAGCGCACGGCCGACCTGTCGGAAGCGAATGCGCAGCTGCAGAAGGAGGTCGGCGACCGGATTCGCGCCGAACAGGACCTGCGCGCCGCGCACGACGAGCTGATCCAGGCGAGCAAGCTCGCCGCGCTCGGCCAGATGGCGGCGGGCATCACGCACGAGCTGAACCAGCCGCTCGCCGCGCTGCGCAGCTTTTCCGACAACACGCGCGTGCTGCTCGACCGCGGCGAGCAGGCGGCCGCGCGCGAGAACCTCGAGGCGATCGCCGCGCTTACCGAGCGGATGGGCAAGATCACCAACCAGCTGAAGCTGTTCGTCGGCCGCGCACGGCCGCGCAACGAACAGGCGCTCGTCGTGCGCGCGCTGCGCAGCGTGCTCGCGCTGCTCGGCGAACGGCTGCGCGGCGTCGAGCTGGTGCTGACGCTGCGCGATGCGGCGGCGTCGCCCGCGCGGGATGCGCCGCTCGATCTCGCGAACGACCATCCGGAGCTCGTTGCGCGTTGCGAGGACCTGCGTCTCGAACAGGTGCTGATCAACCTGCTCGGCAACGCGCTGGATGCGGTCGCGGCGGGGGCCGCCCCACGGATGGCCGCCCCACGCATCGACGTAACGATCGAGGCGTCGGCCGCGACGCTCGCGATCCAGGTGCGCGACAATGGCCCGGGCATCGCCCCCGACCTGCTGCCGCGCCTGTTCGAGCCGTTCTTCACGACGAAGGAAATGGGGCGCGGGCTCGGCCTCGGGCTCGCGATCTCGTCGTCGATCGCGAGCGACGCGGGCGGCTCGCTGACCGCCCGCAACGCGCCGCGCGGCGGCGCGCTGTTCGTCTTGACGTTGCGGCGCGCCCGCACGCATCATCCGGACTCCGTGTCCGAGCGGACGGGCTCGCGCTAG
- a CDS encoding dicarboxylate/amino acid:cation symporter: MKKKPFYKVLYVQVIFAIVVGVILGHYYPSLATEMKPLGDGFIKLIKMVIGPIIFCTVVTGIAGMEDMKKVGRVGGKALLYFEVVSTFALVLGLAATHILRPGVGFNIDPATLNGKEVASYAAKAHGQSTVDFLMHIIPNTMVDAFAQGEILQILLIALLFGSVLAHLGERGKVVTDFIDGITRVLFGIVHIVTKLAPIGAFGAMAFTIGKYGVGSLVPLLKLIGTFYLTSVVFVLVVLGTIARITGFSIIRFVGYIKEELLIVLGTSSSEAALPQLMEKLEKAGCSRSVVGLVVPTGYSFNLDGTNIYMTMAVLFIAQATNIELTWMQQLTLLAVAMLTSKGASGVTGAGFITLAATLAVVPTIPLSGMVLILGIDRFMSECRALTNIVGNGVATVVVSAWEKELDRNKLRQALKGGGEVSATETAGV; this comes from the coding sequence GTGAAGAAGAAACCGTTCTACAAAGTGCTCTATGTGCAGGTGATCTTCGCCATCGTCGTCGGCGTGATCCTCGGTCACTACTATCCGTCGCTCGCCACCGAGATGAAACCGCTCGGCGACGGCTTCATCAAGCTGATCAAGATGGTGATCGGGCCGATCATCTTCTGTACGGTCGTGACCGGCATCGCCGGCATGGAGGACATGAAGAAGGTCGGGCGCGTCGGCGGCAAGGCGCTGCTGTACTTCGAGGTCGTGTCGACCTTCGCGCTGGTGCTCGGCCTCGCGGCCACGCACATCCTGCGTCCGGGCGTCGGCTTCAACATCGATCCGGCAACGCTGAACGGCAAGGAAGTCGCGTCGTACGCGGCGAAGGCGCATGGGCAGTCGACGGTCGACTTCCTGATGCACATCATCCCGAACACGATGGTCGACGCGTTCGCGCAGGGCGAGATCCTGCAGATCCTGCTGATCGCGCTCCTGTTCGGCAGCGTGCTCGCGCACCTCGGCGAGCGCGGCAAGGTCGTCACCGACTTCATCGACGGGATCACGCGCGTGCTGTTCGGCATCGTGCACATCGTCACGAAGCTCGCGCCGATCGGCGCGTTCGGCGCGATGGCGTTCACGATCGGCAAGTACGGCGTCGGCTCGCTGGTGCCGCTGCTCAAGCTGATCGGCACGTTCTACCTGACGTCGGTCGTGTTCGTGCTCGTCGTGCTCGGCACGATCGCGCGCATCACGGGCTTCTCGATCATCCGCTTCGTCGGCTACATCAAGGAAGAGCTGCTGATCGTGCTCGGCACGAGCTCGTCGGAAGCCGCGCTGCCGCAGCTGATGGAGAAGCTCGAGAAGGCGGGCTGCTCGCGCTCGGTCGTCGGCCTCGTCGTGCCGACCGGCTACTCGTTCAACCTCGACGGCACCAACATCTACATGACGATGGCCGTGCTGTTCATCGCGCAGGCGACCAACATCGAGCTGACCTGGATGCAGCAGCTCACGCTGCTCGCGGTCGCGATGCTGACGTCGAAGGGCGCGAGCGGCGTCACCGGCGCGGGCTTCATCACGCTCGCCGCGACGCTCGCCGTCGTGCCGACCATCCCGCTGTCCGGCATGGTGCTGATTCTCGGCATCGACCGCTTCATGAGCGAGTGCCGCGCGCTGACGAACATCGTCGGCAACGGCGTCGCGACGGTCGTCGTGTCCGCGTGGGAGAAGGAGCTCGACCGCAACAAGCTGCGCCAGGCGCTGAAGGGCGGCGGCGAAGTTTCCGCCACCGAGACGGCCGGCGTCTGA
- a CDS encoding cation acetate symporter — MRRTSIALGALASLVSSAAHAVSVAGPMPDKVELNPVAIGMFFAFVFATLALTRWAARRTRSARDFYTAGGGITGLQNGLAIAGDYMSAASFLGLSGMVFMFGFDGLIYSIGFLVGWPFVMFLIAEPLRNLGKFTFVDVVAYRFAQRPIRLLTSANALTIVVLYLVVQMVGAGKLIQLLFGLSYGTAELIVGVLMVVYVFFGGMTATTWVQVIKAVLLLCGATLLALLALGEFGFSVDEMFRRAVAVHPGALGIMGPGKLIRDPANALSLGIALMFGTAGFPHILMRFFTVPNAKEARKSVLYATGFIGYFYLLTFVIGFSAIVLLAQHPEFFRLGAGGTFNLTHDLLGGSNMVAVKLAQAVGGNWFYGFIAAVTFATILAVVAGLTLAGATTISHDLYAQMWARGKPDERLEMRISRAATIALSAIAIGLSILFEHVNVAFMVGLVAAVAASANFPVLAMSIFWRGMTTRGAVIGGSLGLASAVVLTLLSKSVWVDVLHHAHAPVFLDNPALVSVPLAFVGIVVGSLADRGERARRERHAFARQEFYAQTGVLAGQAVRH; from the coding sequence ATGCGACGCACATCGATCGCGCTCGGCGCGCTTGCCTCTCTCGTTTCTTCCGCCGCCCATGCGGTATCCGTCGCCGGCCCGATGCCCGACAAGGTCGAGCTGAATCCCGTCGCGATCGGCATGTTCTTCGCGTTCGTGTTCGCGACGCTCGCGCTCACGCGCTGGGCCGCGCGCCGCACGCGCTCGGCGCGCGACTTCTACACGGCGGGCGGCGGCATCACCGGCCTGCAGAACGGCCTCGCGATCGCCGGCGACTACATGTCGGCCGCGTCGTTCCTCGGTCTCTCCGGGATGGTGTTCATGTTCGGCTTCGACGGGCTCATCTATTCGATCGGCTTCCTCGTCGGCTGGCCGTTCGTGATGTTCCTGATCGCCGAGCCGCTGCGCAACCTCGGCAAATTCACGTTCGTCGACGTCGTCGCGTACCGCTTCGCGCAGCGGCCGATCCGGCTCCTGACGTCCGCGAATGCGCTGACGATCGTCGTGCTGTACCTCGTCGTGCAGATGGTCGGTGCGGGCAAGCTGATCCAGCTGCTGTTCGGGCTGTCGTACGGCACGGCCGAGCTGATCGTCGGCGTGCTGATGGTCGTCTACGTGTTCTTCGGCGGGATGACCGCGACCACCTGGGTGCAGGTGATCAAGGCCGTGCTGCTGCTGTGCGGCGCGACGCTGCTCGCGTTGCTGGCGCTCGGCGAATTCGGCTTCAGCGTCGACGAGATGTTCCGCCGCGCGGTGGCCGTGCATCCGGGCGCGCTCGGCATCATGGGGCCCGGCAAGCTGATCCGCGATCCGGCCAACGCGCTGTCGCTCGGCATCGCGCTGATGTTCGGCACGGCCGGCTTCCCGCACATCCTCATGCGCTTCTTCACGGTGCCGAACGCGAAGGAGGCGCGCAAGTCGGTGCTCTACGCGACCGGCTTCATCGGCTACTTCTACCTGCTGACGTTCGTGATCGGCTTCTCGGCGATCGTGCTGCTCGCGCAGCATCCCGAATTCTTCCGGCTCGGCGCGGGCGGCACCTTCAACCTGACGCACGACCTGCTCGGCGGCTCGAACATGGTCGCGGTGAAGCTTGCGCAGGCGGTCGGCGGCAACTGGTTCTACGGCTTCATCGCGGCGGTCACGTTCGCGACGATCCTCGCGGTGGTCGCGGGCCTCACGCTCGCCGGCGCGACGACGATCTCGCACGACCTGTATGCGCAGATGTGGGCGCGCGGCAAGCCCGACGAGCGCCTGGAGATGCGCATCTCGCGCGCGGCGACGATCGCGCTCTCCGCGATCGCGATCGGGCTGTCGATCCTGTTCGAGCACGTCAATGTCGCGTTCATGGTCGGCCTCGTCGCGGCGGTCGCGGCGAGCGCGAATTTCCCGGTGCTCGCGATGTCGATCTTCTGGCGCGGGATGACGACGCGCGGCGCGGTGATCGGAGGCAGCCTCGGGCTCGCGTCGGCGGTCGTGCTCACGCTGCTGTCGAAATCGGTGTGGGTCGACGTGCTGCATCACGCGCACGCGCCGGTGTTCCTCGACAACCCGGCGCTCGTGTCGGTGCCGCTCGCGTTCGTCGGCATCGTCGTCGGCTCGCTGGCCGATCGCGGCGAGCGCGCGCGCCGCGAGCGCCACGCGTTTGCGCGGCAGGAGTTCTACGCGCAGACCGGCGTGCTGGCAGGGCAGGCCGTGCGGCACTGA